One window of Novosphingobium sp. 9U genomic DNA carries:
- a CDS encoding NADP-dependent malic enzyme, producing the protein MSDETRVQFTEREALFYHQTIRPGKIEIIASKPMATQRDLSLAYSPGVAVPVQAIADNPGDAYEYTAKGNLVAVISNGTAILGMGNLGALASKPVMEGKAVLFKRFADVDSIDIELATEDPDAFIEAVALMEPSFGGINLEDIKAPECFIIEQALRERMKIPVMHDDQHGTAIIAAAGVLNACFITGRKLEDVKVAVNGAGASALACTALIKSMGVRHENVTICDTKGVIYRGRPNVDQFKSAHAIETDKRTLAEALVGADIFLGLSAKGAVTQDMVKTMADQPIIFAMANPDPEITPPDAMAVRPDAIVATGRSDYPNQVNNVLGFPFIFRGALDVRATAINEEMKIAAARAIAELAREQVPEEVAAAYGKNHQFGRDYIIPAPFDPRLMERVSSAVAKAAMDSGVAQKDIEDFDAYRHSLKARLNPTTSVLTSVYAKVKSEPKRMIFAEAEHEVVLRAAIQYRDFGYGEPVLVGRTQAVIDKMVELGVGNPDSYEIQNSAVSEHVEPMVAMLYERLQRRGFLERDVRRMVNQDRNVFASGLLKLGIGDAMITGMTRTFAQSIKEVRQVLDAKPGALPFGIHMLVAKNHTVFMSDTTINERPSPADLAVIARETAAVARRLGHEPRVAFLSYSTFGNPGGRWLENIREAVHMLDQEAQDFEYEGDLAPDAALNPNIMKLYPFSRLSAPANVLIMPGLQSANISAKLLRELGGATAIGPMLIGMEKPVQVVPMTAIAPDVLTSAVLAASGVAG; encoded by the coding sequence GTGTCCGACGAAACCAGGGTCCAGTTCACCGAGCGCGAGGCGCTGTTCTACCACCAGACGATCCGCCCCGGTAAGATCGAGATCATCGCCAGCAAGCCAATGGCGACGCAGCGCGACTTGTCGCTCGCCTACTCGCCCGGCGTCGCCGTGCCGGTGCAGGCGATCGCCGACAACCCGGGCGACGCTTACGAGTATACCGCCAAAGGCAACTTGGTCGCGGTGATCTCCAACGGCACCGCGATCCTGGGCATGGGCAACCTGGGCGCCCTCGCCTCCAAGCCGGTGATGGAAGGCAAGGCGGTGCTGTTCAAGCGCTTCGCCGACGTCGATTCCATCGACATCGAGCTCGCCACCGAGGACCCCGACGCCTTCATCGAGGCCGTGGCGCTGATGGAGCCGAGCTTCGGCGGCATCAACCTCGAAGACATCAAGGCGCCCGAGTGCTTCATCATCGAGCAGGCCCTGCGTGAGCGGATGAAGATCCCGGTCATGCACGATGACCAGCACGGCACGGCGATCATCGCCGCCGCGGGCGTGCTCAACGCCTGCTTCATCACCGGCCGTAAGCTGGAAGACGTCAAGGTCGCGGTGAACGGCGCCGGCGCCTCCGCGCTCGCCTGCACCGCGCTGATCAAGTCGATGGGCGTGCGGCACGAGAACGTCACCATCTGCGACACCAAGGGCGTGATCTACCGTGGCCGGCCCAACGTCGACCAGTTCAAGTCCGCTCATGCGATCGAGACCGACAAGCGCACGCTGGCCGAGGCGCTGGTCGGCGCCGACATCTTCCTGGGCCTTTCGGCCAAGGGCGCGGTGACGCAGGACATGGTCAAGACCATGGCCGACCAGCCGATCATCTTCGCCATGGCCAACCCGGACCCGGAGATCACCCCGCCAGACGCGATGGCGGTCCGCCCGGATGCGATCGTCGCCACCGGCCGCTCGGACTATCCCAACCAAGTCAACAACGTCCTGGGCTTCCCCTTCATCTTCCGCGGCGCGCTCGACGTGCGGGCCACCGCAATCAACGAGGAGATGAAGATCGCCGCCGCCCGCGCCATCGCGGAGCTCGCGCGCGAGCAGGTGCCCGAGGAAGTCGCCGCCGCTTACGGCAAGAACCACCAGTTCGGCCGCGACTACATCATCCCCGCGCCGTTCGATCCGCGGTTGATGGAGCGCGTGTCCTCCGCCGTCGCCAAGGCGGCAATGGACTCGGGCGTGGCGCAGAAGGACATCGAGGACTTCGACGCCTATCGCCATTCGCTGAAGGCCCGCCTGAACCCGACGACTTCGGTGCTGACCAGCGTCTACGCCAAGGTGAAGTCCGAGCCCAAGCGGATGATCTTCGCCGAGGCGGAGCACGAAGTGGTGCTGCGCGCGGCGATCCAGTACCGCGACTTCGGTTACGGCGAGCCGGTCCTCGTCGGCCGCACCCAGGCGGTGATCGACAAGATGGTCGAGCTGGGCGTCGGCAATCCCGACAGCTACGAGATCCAGAACTCGGCCGTTTCCGAGCATGTCGAGCCGATGGTGGCGATGCTCTACGAACGGCTGCAGCGCCGCGGGTTCCTGGAGCGTGACGTGCGCCGCATGGTCAATCAGGACCGCAACGTGTTCGCCTCGGGCCTGCTCAAGCTGGGCATCGGCGATGCCATGATCACCGGCATGACCCGCACCTTCGCGCAGTCGATCAAGGAAGTGCGCCAGGTGCTCGACGCCAAGCCTGGCGCGCTGCCGTTCGGCATCCACATGCTGGTGGCCAAGAACCACACCGTGTTCATGTCCGACACCACCATCAACGAGCGGCCGAGCCCGGCGGACCTTGCCGTCATCGCGCGCGAGACCGCGGCCGTCGCGCGGCGCCTGGGCCACGAGCCGCGCGTGGCATTCCTGTCCTATTCGACCTTCGGCAACCCCGGCGGCCGCTGGCTGGAGAACATCCGCGAGGCCGTGCACATGCTCGATCAGGAAGCGCAGGACTTCGAGTACGAGGGCGATCTGGCTCCCGATGCGGCGCTCAATCCCAACATCATGAAGCTCTATCCGTTCTCGCGCCTGTCGGCGCCAGCGAACGTGCTGATCATGCCGGGGCTCCAGTCGGCCAACATCTCGGCCAAGCTGCTGCGTGAACTGGGCGGGGCGACGGCGATCGGGCCGATGCTGATCGGCATGGAGAAGCCGGTGCAGGTCGTGCCCATGACCGCGATCGCCCCCGACGTGCTGACCAGCGCGGTGCTGGCGGCGTCAGGCGTGGCGGGGTGA
- a CDS encoding sulfite exporter TauE/SafE family protein has protein sequence MDFGSFDLAALLPFIGVGFAAQLVDGALGMAFGVISNTLLVGVLGVPPALASQRVHLVECFTTATSGISHLLHGNIDKKLFFSLLIPGMIGGILGAYVLSSLDASVVKPFVLVYLALIGVWLLVRGLLYPPKIKKVKMIAPLGLAGGFLDAAGGGGWGPVVTSNLLIQGGDPRRVVGTVSAVEFFLTVTVSIAFIVHIGVAQVAGGTLGLLIGGVVASPIGAIAAKRIPVKPMLIMVGVVLTLTSGFGIYKAWF, from the coding sequence ATGGATTTTGGAAGTTTCGACCTTGCGGCACTGCTTCCGTTTATCGGGGTGGGATTTGCAGCGCAGCTGGTCGACGGCGCGCTCGGCATGGCGTTTGGCGTGATCTCCAACACGCTGCTCGTCGGCGTACTCGGGGTACCGCCCGCGCTCGCCTCCCAGCGCGTGCATCTGGTCGAGTGTTTCACGACCGCCACGTCCGGGATCAGCCATCTGCTTCACGGCAACATCGACAAGAAGCTGTTCTTCAGCCTGCTGATTCCCGGCATGATCGGCGGGATCCTAGGCGCCTATGTGCTCTCCTCGCTGGATGCGAGCGTGGTGAAGCCTTTCGTGCTCGTCTACCTGGCCTTGATCGGCGTGTGGCTGCTGGTGCGCGGACTGCTCTACCCGCCCAAGATCAAGAAGGTGAAGATGATCGCCCCGCTGGGCCTTGCCGGGGGATTCCTCGATGCGGCGGGCGGTGGTGGCTGGGGTCCGGTGGTGACCTCCAACCTGCTGATCCAGGGCGGCGATCCGCGCCGGGTGGTCGGCACTGTCAGTGCTGTCGAGTTTTTCCTGACGGTGACCGTCTCGATCGCGTTTATCGTGCATATCGGGGTCGCGCAGGTCGCCGGCGGAACGCTGGGTCTGCTGATCGGCGGCGTCGTGGCGTCACCGATCGGAGCGATTGCGGCCAAGCGCATCCCGGTCAAGCCGATGCTGATCATGGTCGGTGTCGTGCTGACGCTGACCAGCGGTTTCGGGATTTACAAGGCGTGGTTCTGA
- a CDS encoding pirin family protein, which produces MIELRPFDSLGGENHGWLDAKHHFSFAGYHDPKRTHWGNLRVWNDDVIQAKTGFPPHPHRDMEIITYVREGAITHEDNLGNKGRTEAGDVQVMSAGTGIRHSEYNMEDVETRIFQIWIMPTRQGEAPSWGAKPFPKGERSGKFVTLASGYANDDDALPIRTDARVVGATLKAGETAEYPLGVDRKAYLVPATGAVQIDEHRVNARDGAAISDLDVLRITALEDSEIVLVDAA; this is translated from the coding sequence ATGATCGAACTGCGCCCTTTCGACAGCCTCGGCGGTGAAAACCACGGCTGGCTCGATGCCAAGCACCACTTCTCGTTCGCCGGCTACCACGATCCCAAGCGCACTCACTGGGGCAACTTGCGCGTGTGGAACGACGATGTGATCCAGGCCAAGACCGGCTTCCCGCCGCACCCGCACCGAGACATGGAGATCATCACCTACGTGCGCGAGGGTGCGATCACCCACGAGGACAATCTGGGCAACAAGGGCCGCACCGAAGCGGGCGACGTGCAGGTCATGTCCGCCGGCACCGGCATCCGTCATTCCGAGTACAACATGGAGGACGTGGAGACGCGCATCTTCCAGATCTGGATCATGCCCACGCGCCAGGGCGAGGCTCCCTCATGGGGCGCCAAGCCGTTCCCCAAGGGCGAGCGCTCGGGCAAGTTCGTGACGCTCGCCTCCGGCTACGCCAATGACGACGATGCGCTGCCGATCCGCACCGATGCTCGCGTCGTCGGCGCCACTCTCAAGGCGGGGGAGACTGCCGAGTACCCGCTCGGCGTCGATCGCAAGGCCTACCTCGTGCCGGCGACGGGTGCGGTGCAGATCGACGAGCACCGCGTCAACGCCCGCGACGGCGCCGCGATCAGCGACCTCGACGTGCTGCGCATCACCGCGCTGGAAGACAGCGAGATCGTGCTGGTCGACGCCGCCTGA
- a CDS encoding LysR family transcriptional regulator, whose amino-acid sequence MNNPGTPTLDQLNILLAIVDTGSFAAAARKMNRAVSAISYGISNLEAQLGVLLFDREGTRRPKLTDAGRAVLAEARAAALVIDGLRAKVKGLLDGLEAEVDLAVDVMLPSERLGQVLRAFRTEFPTVQLRLHVEALGAVTSMVLDGQVGIGLSGPLSVGVPGIESRLAGSVPMVPVAAPDHPLGRMTEIPPGAGREHIQLVLTDRSRFTDGQDFSVTSPKTWRLADLGAKHALLREGIGWGNMPLPMIEADLVAGTLVQLAMPDHVGGTYRFSGIWCRAKPPGPAATWLLEQFVTLGQNDREIEGMVDV is encoded by the coding sequence GTGAACAACCCGGGCACGCCCACTCTCGACCAGCTGAACATCCTGCTCGCGATCGTCGACACAGGCAGTTTCGCGGCCGCCGCGCGCAAGATGAACCGCGCGGTCTCGGCCATCAGCTACGGCATCAGCAACCTGGAGGCGCAGCTGGGCGTCCTGCTGTTCGACCGCGAGGGCACGCGCCGGCCCAAGCTGACCGATGCGGGCCGCGCAGTGCTGGCCGAGGCGCGCGCGGCGGCGCTGGTGATCGACGGCTTGCGCGCCAAGGTGAAAGGCTTGCTCGATGGATTGGAGGCCGAAGTCGATCTGGCGGTCGATGTCATGCTGCCGTCCGAGCGTTTGGGCCAGGTTCTGCGCGCCTTCCGCACCGAGTTCCCCACCGTGCAGCTTCGCCTCCACGTCGAGGCGCTCGGCGCGGTGACGTCCATGGTCCTCGACGGGCAAGTGGGCATCGGCCTGTCGGGCCCGCTGTCCGTCGGCGTGCCCGGTATCGAGAGCCGGCTGGCGGGATCGGTGCCGATGGTGCCGGTTGCCGCGCCCGACCATCCGCTCGGCCGCATGACTGAGATCCCGCCCGGCGCCGGGCGCGAGCATATCCAGCTGGTCCTTACCGACCGCTCCCGCTTCACCGATGGGCAAGACTTCTCGGTGACGAGCCCCAAGACCTGGCGCCTGGCGGACCTCGGCGCCAAGCATGCACTGCTGCGCGAGGGCATCGGCTGGGGCAACATGCCGCTGCCGATGATCGAGGCGGACCTGGTCGCCGGCACGCTGGTGCAGCTGGCAATGCCCGACCACGTCGGCGGAACCTACCGCTTCTCCGGCATCTGGTGCCGTGCCAAGCCGCCGGGCCCCGCCGCCACCTGGCTGCTGGAGCAGTTCGTCACGCTTGGCCAGAACGACCGCGAGATCGAGGGAATGGTCGATGTCTGA
- a CDS encoding TMEM175 family protein — protein MSERKPKAMTSGRMEAFTDGVVAIIITIMVLELKVPRDGSLAALSEAAPILLAYVLSFINVGLYWNNHHHLLHATDRVDGKVLWANLFLLFWLSLVPFVIRWLDESGFSAMATASYGVVLGMAAVGYTLTERAIIACNGRDSALADAIGADLKGWGSIALYLVAIPAAFYARPVSLALYAAVLLLWLVPDRRIERSLRG, from the coding sequence ATGTCTGAGCGCAAACCGAAAGCCATGACCTCGGGCCGCATGGAGGCCTTCACCGACGGTGTGGTGGCGATCATCATCACCATCATGGTGCTGGAACTGAAGGTGCCGCGCGACGGCAGCCTGGCGGCGCTGTCGGAGGCCGCGCCGATCCTGCTCGCCTACGTGCTCTCGTTCATCAACGTTGGGCTGTACTGGAACAACCACCACCACCTGCTGCACGCCACGGACCGCGTCGACGGCAAGGTGCTGTGGGCGAACCTGTTCCTGCTGTTCTGGCTCTCGCTGGTGCCGTTCGTGATCCGCTGGCTGGACGAGAGCGGGTTTTCGGCGATGGCGACGGCGTCCTATGGGGTCGTGCTGGGCATGGCGGCGGTCGGCTATACCCTCACCGAGCGGGCGATCATCGCCTGCAATGGGCGAGATTCCGCGCTAGCCGATGCGATCGGCGCGGACCTGAAGGGCTGGGGCTCGATCGCGCTGTACCTGGTGGCCATCCCCGCAGCGTTCTACGCGCGGCCGGTGTCGCTGGCGCTCTATGCGGCGGTGTTGCTGTTGTGGCTCGTGCCGGACCGAAGGATTGAGCGGAGCTTGCGGGGGTGA
- a CDS encoding alginate export family protein, whose product MRKLLLLPALLASAPALAQSCEAWQPPTLTNTRYDEDWSALADPANRNGHWTEHLKYVPLTSDGQVWLSTGGELRARVESFSNNLWGGAAAPADAYLWTRATPYVDLHAGPVRAFVQPIAAYAVGVAPAAGPVDQTRTDLLQGFVEVTAGPVTVRGGRQMLSLGTERLVGTRYGPNVPLAFDGVRSDVAVGKTKVSLFYAQPVQARLGTFDDRSSPTKALWGAYAAGPTLDVYYLGYRNRAASFGGITGREERHSLGLRSHSAAGDWRWNVEGVFQFGRFADQDIRAWTLGSEVSRSFPQAPLKPRATLRFNVISGDRHAGGHTLGTFNALFPKGKYFGELSPIGPTNIINLHPSVILALRDNLSLGVTGMAYWLYTKGDGIYDIPGNLIRGPGGAQSRFIGKEVEASLSWQALPELELSTSLSAFDAGAYLRETGPARTITMVGLEANFRI is encoded by the coding sequence ATGCGTAAGCTGCTGCTGCTTCCCGCCCTGCTGGCGAGCGCCCCGGCTCTCGCGCAGTCGTGCGAGGCGTGGCAGCCGCCGACGCTGACCAACACCCGCTACGACGAAGACTGGAGCGCACTCGCCGATCCTGCCAACCGCAATGGCCACTGGACCGAGCACCTCAAGTACGTCCCGCTCACAAGCGATGGCCAGGTCTGGCTGAGCACCGGCGGCGAGCTGCGCGCGCGGGTCGAGAGCTTCAGCAACAACCTGTGGGGCGGGGCGGCCGCGCCGGCCGACGCCTATCTGTGGACACGCGCGACGCCCTACGTCGACCTCCACGCCGGCCCGGTCCGCGCCTTCGTGCAGCCGATCGCCGCCTATGCCGTGGGCGTCGCGCCCGCCGCCGGCCCGGTCGACCAGACCCGCACTGACTTGCTGCAAGGCTTCGTAGAAGTAACGGCAGGACCGGTGACGGTGCGCGGCGGGCGGCAAATGCTGTCGCTCGGCACCGAGCGGCTGGTCGGCACGCGCTATGGCCCCAATGTGCCGCTGGCGTTCGACGGCGTGCGCAGCGATGTGGCGGTGGGCAAGACCAAGGTCAGCCTGTTCTACGCGCAGCCGGTGCAAGCGCGGCTGGGCACGTTCGACGATCGCTCCTCCCCCACCAAAGCTTTGTGGGGCGCTTACGCCGCCGGCCCGACGCTCGACGTCTACTACCTTGGCTATCGCAACCGTGCCGCGAGCTTCGGCGGGATCACGGGCCGCGAGGAACGCCACAGCCTGGGCCTGCGCAGCCACAGCGCCGCGGGCGACTGGCGTTGGAACGTCGAGGGCGTGTTCCAGTTCGGCCGCTTCGCCGACCAGGACATCCGAGCCTGGACGCTCGGCAGCGAAGTCTCGCGCAGCTTTCCGCAAGCCCCGCTGAAGCCACGCGCGACGCTGCGCTTCAACGTGATCAGCGGCGACCGGCATGCGGGCGGCCACACGCTCGGCACGTTCAACGCGCTGTTCCCCAAGGGCAAGTACTTCGGTGAACTCTCCCCGATCGGGCCGACCAACATCATCAACCTGCACCCGAGCGTCATTCTGGCGCTGCGCGACAACCTCTCGCTCGGCGTGACCGGCATGGCCTACTGGCTCTACACCAAGGGTGACGGGATCTACGACATTCCCGGCAACCTCATCCGCGGCCCGGGCGGCGCGCAGTCGCGGTTCATCGGAAAGGAAGTGGAGGCCTCGCTCAGCTGGCAGGCACTGCCCGAGCTGGAGCTCTCGACTTCGCTCTCCGCGTTCGATGCGGGCGCATATCTGCGCGAGACCGGGCCGGCCAGGACGATCACGATGGTGGGTCTGGAGGCCAACTTCCGCATCTGA
- a CDS encoding DoxX family protein, producing the protein MTTPRPIAAILDHPATWFVARLALTGPYILGGVVKLTDWQGAVAEQAHFGLQPAALFAALTIAVELIGPALILANRLAWLGAGMLGVFTLLAALLANAFWTMHGPERFMATNAFFEHLGLVGGFVLVATISHIRERHA; encoded by the coding sequence ATGACCACACCCCGCCCCATCGCCGCCATCCTCGACCACCCGGCCACCTGGTTCGTCGCCCGCCTCGCCCTCACCGGCCCCTACATCCTTGGCGGTGTGGTCAAGCTCACCGACTGGCAGGGCGCCGTCGCCGAGCAGGCCCACTTCGGCCTCCAGCCCGCTGCGCTCTTCGCCGCGCTGACCATCGCCGTCGAGCTGATCGGCCCCGCGCTGATCCTCGCCAACCGGCTCGCGTGGCTGGGCGCAGGGATGCTCGGCGTGTTCACCTTGCTTGCGGCCCTCCTCGCCAATGCCTTCTGGACGATGCACGGCCCGGAGCGCTTCATGGCCACCAACGCCTTTTTTGAGCACTTGGGCCTCGTCGGTGGTTTCGTGCTGGTGGCGACGATCTCGCACATTCGAGAGCGCCATGCGTAA
- a CDS encoding alpha/beta fold hydrolase: MSTITTTDGVEIFYKDWGSKDAQPIMFHHGWPLSSDDWDAQMLFFLSKGFRVVAHDRRGHGRSAQVDFGHDMAHYAADAAAVAEHLDLRNAVHIGHSTGGGEVAAYVARHGIPQGRVAKAVLVSAVPPIMVKTERYPGGLPIDVFNGLRDALAANRAQFFRDLAAGPFYGFNRDGADVKPAVVDNWWRQGMMGSALAHYAGIKAFSETDQTDDLKAIDVPTLVLHGDDDQIVPYKNAGVLSAEILPNATLKTYEGYPHGMLTTNADVLNADILAFIQG; the protein is encoded by the coding sequence ATGAGCACCATCACCACCACCGACGGCGTCGAGATCTTCTACAAGGACTGGGGCAGCAAGGACGCGCAACCGATCATGTTCCACCACGGTTGGCCGCTCTCGTCGGACGACTGGGACGCGCAGATGCTGTTCTTCCTGTCCAAGGGCTTCCGCGTCGTCGCCCATGATCGCCGCGGTCACGGCCGCTCCGCCCAAGTCGATTTCGGCCACGACATGGCGCACTACGCCGCCGACGCCGCCGCGGTCGCCGAGCACCTCGACTTGCGCAACGCCGTCCACATCGGCCACTCGACCGGCGGCGGCGAAGTCGCGGCCTATGTCGCTCGCCATGGCATCCCGCAGGGACGCGTCGCCAAGGCGGTGCTGGTGAGCGCGGTGCCGCCGATTATGGTCAAGACTGAGCGCTATCCCGGCGGCCTGCCCATCGACGTGTTCAACGGCTTGCGCGATGCGCTTGCCGCCAACCGCGCGCAGTTCTTCCGCGATCTCGCTGCGGGTCCGTTCTACGGCTTCAACCGCGACGGTGCCGACGTGAAGCCGGCGGTGGTCGACAACTGGTGGCGCCAGGGCATGATGGGCAGCGCGCTGGCCCACTATGCCGGCATCAAGGCCTTCTCCGAGACCGACCAGACCGACGATTTGAAGGCGATCGATGTCCCTACGTTGGTGCTCCACGGCGATGACGACCAGATCGTGCCGTACAAGAACGCCGGCGTGCTCTCGGCGGAGATCCTGCCCAATGCAACGCTCAAGACTTACGAGGGCTACCCGCACGGCATGCTGACCACCAACGCCGATGTGCTGAACGCCGACATCCTCGCCTTCATCCAAGGCTGA
- a CDS encoding tRNA (guanosine(46)-N(7))-methyltransferase TrmB, translating to MTANKPGDPTTLNRLYGRAKGKALRAGQQGLIDTLLPRIAVPAEGPVTAERLFGSARPLHFEIGFGGGEHMAGRADMLPDHGFIGCEPFINGVAQALMHVDGESPTHGGAGAPLGNVRIHHGDALEVLARVPDGALSFVYLLHPDPWPKARHAKRRMMNDGPVRMIAAKLKPGGEFRFGTDHPIYLRHALMVMQRHTGDFEWLCEGPQDFLKRPGGWPETRYEAKARKLGHEVWYFRYRRK from the coding sequence ATGACCGCGAACAAGCCCGGCGATCCGACCACGCTCAACCGCCTTTACGGCCGCGCGAAGGGCAAGGCCTTGCGCGCGGGCCAGCAAGGCCTGATCGACACGCTGCTGCCACGCATTGCGGTGCCCGCCGAGGGACCGGTGACGGCCGAGCGCCTGTTCGGCTCAGCGCGGCCGCTCCATTTCGAGATCGGCTTTGGTGGCGGCGAGCACATGGCAGGTCGTGCCGACATGCTGCCCGACCACGGCTTCATTGGCTGCGAGCCGTTCATCAACGGCGTCGCCCAGGCACTGATGCATGTCGACGGCGAGTCTCCGACGCATGGTGGCGCGGGTGCTCCGCTCGGCAACGTGCGCATCCACCATGGTGACGCACTGGAAGTGCTGGCCCGCGTACCCGATGGCGCGCTTTCGTTCGTCTACCTGCTGCATCCCGATCCCTGGCCCAAGGCGCGCCACGCCAAGCGGCGGATGATGAACGATGGGCCGGTGCGCATGATCGCCGCCAAGCTGAAGCCCGGCGGCGAGTTCCGCTTCGGCACCGACCACCCCATCTACTTGCGCCACGCGCTCATGGTGATGCAGCGCCACACCGGCGATTTCGAGTGGCTCTGCGAGGGGCCGCAGGACTTCCTCAAGCGCCCCGGCGGCTGGCCCGAGACGCGCTACGAAGCCAAGGCACGCAAGCTTGGTCACGAAGTCTGGTACTTCCGCTACCGACGCAAGTGA
- the hisN gene encoding histidinol-phosphatase, which yields MNLDAEIAVAVRLADAAGAAIRPHFRTGLQSERKLDASPVTIADRAAEEAIRRILKAEVPRDGIIGEEFGEEAGGNNRTWVLDPIDGTVSFLAGRPIFGTLIALLVDGWPVLGVIDQPILGERWIGASGRATTFNGSEVRTRGCPSLDQATLATTGPQYFDDHEGEHFMALAAKTDHKRMMMGGDCYNYGLLASGHLDLICEAGLKLHDWAALVPVVEGAGGTMCDWNGEPLHQGSDGHVLALGDPARLEDVVEAMACHH from the coding sequence ATGAACCTTGATGCCGAAATCGCCGTCGCGGTGCGCCTCGCCGATGCTGCCGGAGCCGCGATCCGCCCGCACTTCCGCACAGGCCTTCAATCGGAGCGCAAGCTCGATGCTTCGCCGGTCACGATCGCCGATCGTGCCGCCGAGGAAGCCATACGCCGCATCCTCAAGGCCGAGGTCCCGCGGGACGGGATCATCGGCGAGGAATTTGGTGAGGAGGCAGGCGGTAACAACCGGACCTGGGTGCTCGATCCGATCGACGGCACCGTGTCGTTCTTGGCAGGGCGACCGATCTTCGGCACCTTGATCGCGCTGCTGGTCGACGGTTGGCCGGTGCTGGGCGTGATCGACCAGCCGATCCTGGGCGAGCGCTGGATCGGCGCCAGCGGCCGCGCGACCACCTTCAACGGCAGCGAAGTGCGCACGCGTGGCTGCCCCTCGCTCGACCAGGCCACGCTGGCGACGACCGGGCCGCAATACTTTGACGACCATGAGGGCGAGCACTTCATGGCACTGGCCGCCAAGACCGATCACAAGCGCATGATGATGGGCGGCGACTGCTACAACTATGGCCTGCTCGCCAGCGGCCACCTGGACCTGATCTGCGAGGCGGGGCTCAAGCTGCACGACTGGGCGGCGCTGGTGCCGGTGGTCGAGGGCGCCGGCGGCACCATGTGTGACTGGAACGGCGAGCCGCTGCACCAGGGCTCGGACGGGCACGTCCTCGCGCTCGGCGATCCGGCGCGGCTGGAAGACGTGGTGGAGGCGATGGCCTGCCATCACTAA